Proteins encoded within one genomic window of Tigriopus californicus strain San Diego chromosome 12, Tcal_SD_v2.1, whole genome shotgun sequence:
- the LOC131891619 gene encoding protein rolling stone-like: MSAYVLFRLVSTIFFDIGFVALLRTDLRSLYKGQIWKFFIYFTNWGLLLLITRINCQCFEILGDPVRLPPWFLPKLISLSNVTSLVISVAFWLLVYEGQAKYQQRWFFNQFEHSFTSAFCLVDTVVNPLRKSDLDWTLPVLIGISYLIFTIIFELLGLSNAEGDNFIYAIIQWKKNPKKTALTWIVIFMAMILTHAFFMSLNAVIK, translated from the coding sequence ATGTCCGCCTATGTGTTGTTTCGTCTGGTGTCCAcgatattttttgacatcGGTTTTGTGGCACTTCTCAGGACGGATCTCAGATCATTGTACAAAGGCCAGATTTGGAAGTTCTTCATCTATTTCACCAATTGGGGTCTGCTCCTCCTCATCACCAGGATCAAttgccaatgttttgaaatccTCGGGGATCCTGTGCGGCTGCCTCCTTGGTTCTTGCCCAAACTCATATCCTTGTCCAACGTCACCTCTCTAGTGATCTCTGTGGCGTTTTGGCTCTTAGTTTATGAAGGGCAGGCCAAATACCAACAACGGTGGTTCTTCAACCAATTTGAGCATTCCTTCACCAGTGCATTTTGCTTGGTGGACACTGTTGTGAATCCACTGAGGAAAAGTGATCTAGATTGGACATTGCCTGTTTTAATAGGCATATCTTACCTTATTTTTACGATCATCTTTGAGCTACTGGGGCTCTCGAATGCTGAGGGTGACAATTTCATTTATGCCATTATTCAATGGAAGAAGAATCCCAAGAAAACTGCTTTGACGTGGATTGTGATATTTATGGCCATGATACTCACTCATGCATTTTTCATGTCCCTAAATGCAGTTATCAAATAA
- the LOC131891896 gene encoding uncharacterized protein LOC131891896, with protein MFRYILTSNVLTNRKNNRKMSVSSQEDCHYYYYTIEGCKRTNCDYRHEPASKGVELRCPQYLHNRRCTTASCPLRHRLFDVSRDTESCLLERTGTCTKPDCSHAHSKKEVNDSSEASENKKPEKSIITCTICKVNMTSETAHSNHLKGRKHLKKLKNQSAMPQIKIAPTKIPPLFANPPNTHSVQATKLKCSPCNVKAMTQAQNEDHLKSLIHKEKASTPILRNPPFHCRACNQTLGNKSAFQAHNTSQEHLAKVKRSRQRPRSVAASNSSSSLFNFDHLDLNQPPPFQDLKVGVFWDLENCPLSSKIDIPGVVQKLKHGHGHKGVFDQFVGACNMDNHKRIALTMQELGMDILPVLNNKKNAADDLLKNKMMTFAENPHCRIILISGDVDFSQHLLHCREKKGHEVVLFHNHVAKESLKSVVTKAFSYHGFVKPFLKDLPDRTRSKSVARGAPPRPKKTSKAVLFFWDMMSLPAPADVKVGAVVSKLRNTFLCATETAEAGFAACRSISQMAAVNHVAQMSVDLSLDSALDMLKEQVETKKDIDILILLTNDIGLSETIRKLKTERKIQIHLIRDEKCQEPLAYSLDEQSQESFQEFIKPLVPAV; from the exons ATGTTTCGGTATATTTTGACTTCGAATGTGCTAACGAATAGAAAGAACAACAGGAAAATGAGCGTCTCCTCCCAAGAGGATTGCCATTATTACTACTACACAATCGAAGGATGTAAAAGG ACGAATTGTGACTACCGGCATGAGCCAGCCTCCAAAGGTGTGGAATTAAGATGTCCTCAATATCTGCACAATAGACGATGCACAACCGCTTCCTGTCCTTTGCGTCACAGACTGTTCGAT GTATCCCGAGACACTGAGAGTTGCCTTTTGGAGAGGACTGGTACTTGCACAAAACCTGATTGTTCCCATGCACATTCCAAAAAAGAAGTGAATG ACTCCTCCGAGGCAAGCGAGAACAAGAAGCCTGAAAAATCCATTATTACCTGCACAATTTGCAAAGTCAACATGACCAGCGAGACTGCTcactcaaaccatttgaaaggcCGGAAACatttaaagaaattgaaaaaccaaagCGCAATGccacaaatcaaaattgcGCCGACAAAAATTCCACCTCTATTTGCAAACCCTCCCAATACCCACTCTGTTCAAGCaaccaaattgaaatgttccCCATGCAATGTCAAGGCGATGACTCAGGCCCAAAATGAGGATCATTTGAAGAGCCTAATCCATAAGGAGAAAGCAAGCACCCCAATCCTAAGAAATCCTCCGTTCCATTGCCGTGCTTGCAATCAAACTCTAGGAAACAAGTCGGCCTTTCAAGCGCACAACACGTCCCAAGAGCATTTGGCAAAGGTCAAGCGATCACGACAGAGACCTAGGAGTGTTGCGGCCTCTAATTCGAGCTCGTCTCTATTCAATTTCGACCATTTGGACTTGAACCAGCCACCGCCTTTCCAGGACTTGAAAGTGGGCGTGTTCTGGGATCTTGAGAACTGTCCACTCTCTTCCAAGATTGACATCCCCGGGGTggtccaaaaattgaaacatggTCATGGACACAAGGGTGTGTTTGATCAATTTGTGGGAGCGTGTAACATGGATAACCACAAACGCATTGCCCTTACCATGCAAGAGCTGGGCATGGACATTCTGCCGGTGTTGAATAACAAAAAGAACGCGGCAGATGAccttttaaaaaacaaaatgatgacCTTTGCCGAGAACCCTCATTGTCGGATTATTCTGATCTCCGGGGATGTGGACTTCTCACAGCACTTGCTTCATTGCCGGGAAAAGAAGGGACACGAAGTGGTCTTGTTTCACAATCATGTGGCCAAGGAGTCATTGAAGTCCGTAGTCACCAAGGCATTCAGTTATCATGGGTTTGTCAAGCCTTTCCTCAAGGACTTGCCGGATAGAACGCGAAGTAAATCAGTTGCCCGAGGTGCCCCACCTCGGCCAAAGAAGACGAGCAAGGCTGTCCTTTTCTTCTGGGACATGATGTCCTTGCCGGCCCCAGCAGACGTCAAGGTCGGCGCCGTGGTCTCCAAGCTTCGGAACACATTTCTGTGCGCCACGGAAACGGCCGAAGCTGGCTTTGCCGCATGCCGGTCCATCAGTCAAATGGCCGCCGTGAACCACGTGGCCCAGATGTCGGTGGACCTCTCCCTGGACTCGGCGCTGGACATGCTGAAGGAACAGGTTGAGACCAAGAAGGATATCGATATCCTTATCCTTCTGACCAACGATATTGGGTTGAGCGAAACCATCCGCAAATTGAAGACGGAACGCAAAATCCAGATCCACCTTATCCGGGACGAGAAGTGCCAAGAACCATTGGCCTATTCGTTGGATGAACAATCCCAAGAGAGCTTCCAAGAGTTTATCAAACCTTTAGTTCCAGCCGTTTga